The following proteins come from a genomic window of Streptomyces liliiviolaceus:
- a CDS encoding carboxymuconolactone decarboxylase family protein, with protein sequence MTTTQSTTAPEESPRLQWAKFAPEVYKAMVKLDAAARRGVDPVLLELVKIRTSQLNHCAFCLDMHTKDAFAAGESVERIVQLSAWEESRHFYTEKELAALALTEAVTVLTDGFVPDEVFEVAARHFDETELSQLLASITVMNAWNRFGVTCRLVPGHYTAGQYK encoded by the coding sequence ATGACGACGACACAGAGCACCACCGCCCCCGAGGAGAGCCCCCGGCTCCAGTGGGCCAAGTTCGCCCCCGAGGTCTACAAGGCCATGGTCAAGCTGGACGCGGCGGCCCGGCGGGGCGTCGACCCCGTGCTGCTGGAACTGGTGAAGATCCGCACCTCGCAGCTCAACCACTGCGCGTTCTGCCTCGACATGCACACGAAGGACGCGTTCGCGGCGGGTGAGAGCGTGGAGCGGATCGTGCAGCTCAGTGCCTGGGAGGAGTCCCGGCACTTCTATACGGAGAAGGAGCTTGCGGCGCTCGCGCTGACGGAGGCGGTGACGGTTCTGACGGACGGGTTCGTGCCGGACGAGGTGTTCGAGGTCGCGGCGCGGCACTTCGACGAGACGGAGCTGTCGCAGTTGCTTGCGTCGATCACGGTGATGAACGCGTGGAATCGGTTCGGGGTGACCTGTCGTCTTGTGCCGGGGCACTACACGGCCGGTCAGTACAAGTGA
- a CDS encoding ABC transporter substrate-binding protein produces MRTRVTRTTGVLAVGCSLLVLTTGCGAADMTKQSSPFANAQGAKTVTLSTQSWVGAQANVAVAQYLLEHELGYRVDTVQVDEVPAWDALSQGRVDAILEDWGHPEQEQRYVEDKKTIVDGGGLGVTGHIGWFVPTYFAKQHPDVTNWKNLNKYADRLRTAESGGKGQLLDGSPSYVTNDKALVKNLDLDFQVVFAGSEAAQITQMRQFAKEKKPFLTYWYSPQWLFEKVPMTEVKLPAYKEGCDADPDAVACAYPHTPLRKYLNADFAKSGGGAAAFLKKFKWTTEDQNEVSLLIADQKLSPEEAAKKWVRGHERTWRTWLGQGV; encoded by the coding sequence ATGCGTACACGTGTGACACGTACGACCGGGGTGCTCGCGGTCGGCTGCTCCTTGCTGGTGCTGACGACCGGCTGCGGAGCCGCCGACATGACCAAGCAGTCCTCGCCCTTCGCCAACGCGCAGGGCGCGAAAACCGTGACCCTCTCCACGCAGTCCTGGGTCGGCGCGCAGGCCAACGTGGCCGTCGCGCAGTACCTGCTGGAGCACGAACTCGGCTATCGCGTCGACACCGTCCAGGTCGACGAGGTGCCCGCGTGGGACGCGCTCAGCCAGGGCCGCGTCGACGCGATCCTGGAGGACTGGGGCCACCCCGAGCAGGAACAGCGGTACGTCGAGGACAAGAAGACGATCGTCGACGGCGGCGGTCTCGGCGTCACCGGGCACATCGGCTGGTTCGTACCGACGTACTTCGCGAAGCAGCACCCCGACGTGACGAACTGGAAGAACCTGAACAAGTACGCCGACCGGTTGCGCACCGCCGAGAGCGGCGGCAAGGGGCAGTTGCTCGACGGCTCACCCTCCTACGTCACGAACGACAAGGCGCTGGTGAAGAACCTGGACCTCGACTTCCAGGTGGTGTTCGCCGGTTCGGAGGCGGCGCAGATCACGCAGATGCGGCAGTTCGCCAAGGAGAAGAAGCCGTTTCTCACGTACTGGTACTCGCCGCAGTGGCTCTTCGAGAAGGTGCCGATGACGGAGGTGAAACTGCCCGCGTACAAGGAGGGCTGCGACGCGGATCCGGACGCGGTCGCCTGCGCGTATCCGCACACGCCGCTCCGCAAGTACCTCAACGCGGACTTCGCGAAGTCGGGGGGCGGGGCCGCCGCGTTCCTGAAGAAGTTCAAGTGGACGACCGAGGACCAGAACGAGGTCTCCCTCCTGATCGCGGACCAGAAACTGTCTCCGGAGGAGGCGGCGAAGAAGTGGGTACGGGGTCACGAACGCACGTGGAGGACGTGGCTGGGGCAGGGTGTTTGA
- a CDS encoding ABC transporter permease: MATATAPAPRTALPGFLGVLRRPAVGKLLLLAVAAAVLVPLADSRWASGSWPGALTVDLTEPLGRASTWIIDNRDSHPLFLYFFGHVSNAVVLAVRAVYLVLLAAGWAGVTAAAALVAWRVAGVRLALGTAAAVLTCGLLGMWVPTMQTLALMVVAVLASVALGALLGLAAGLSDRTYRALRPVLDTMQVLPAFAYLLPVVLVFGIGVPAAVLATVVYAAPPMARLTALGLRGADAGVMEAVESLGTTARQRLFTARLPLARKELLLGLNQTIMMALSMAVIASVIGAGGLGDRVYQALASVDVGAALAAGIPIVLLAVVLDRVTGAAGSEGSAGSAASAGEGSEGTGSLWTGRRGWALAAVAAVAVAVAGRLAGRLDWPETWIVDIAEPVNRAVDWMTAHLYSGVPYVGGTADWAAHFTTGVLNPVRDGLQWLPWWAVLLTVAALAWLIGTWRTALTAVLAMAAIGVLGVWQPSLDTLSQVLAAVAVTLVLGFGTAVAAARSERCERLLRPVLDVFQTMPQFVYLIPVVALFGVGRAPAVAAAVVYALPAVVRITTQGLRNVDPAAMESSRSMGATGWQQLRQVQLPLARPALLLAVNQGVVLVLAVVIIGGLVGGGALGYDVVFGLAQGDLATGLVAGAAIVCLGLMLDRVTQPTRRRTKKGA; the protein is encoded by the coding sequence ATGGCCACTGCCACCGCGCCCGCTCCCCGTACGGCCCTGCCCGGCTTCCTCGGCGTCCTCCGGCGCCCGGCCGTCGGCAAGCTCCTCCTGCTCGCCGTCGCCGCGGCCGTCCTCGTCCCGCTCGCCGACTCCCGCTGGGCGAGCGGCAGTTGGCCGGGCGCCCTCACCGTCGACCTCACCGAACCCCTCGGCAGGGCCAGCACCTGGATCATCGACAACCGCGACAGCCACCCGCTGTTCCTCTACTTCTTCGGGCACGTCTCGAACGCGGTCGTCCTCGCCGTACGCGCCGTCTACCTCGTCCTGCTCGCCGCGGGCTGGGCGGGCGTCACGGCCGCGGCGGCCCTGGTCGCCTGGCGGGTCGCCGGGGTACGGCTCGCGCTCGGCACGGCCGCCGCGGTCCTGACCTGCGGGCTGCTCGGTATGTGGGTGCCCACCATGCAGACCCTCGCGCTCATGGTGGTCGCGGTCCTCGCGTCCGTCGCCCTGGGCGCGCTGCTGGGCCTCGCCGCCGGACTCTCCGACCGCACGTACCGCGCCCTGCGGCCCGTCCTCGACACCATGCAGGTGCTCCCGGCCTTCGCGTACCTCCTGCCGGTCGTCCTCGTCTTCGGCATCGGCGTCCCGGCCGCGGTGCTCGCCACCGTCGTGTACGCGGCCCCGCCCATGGCCCGCCTCACCGCCCTCGGGCTGCGCGGCGCCGACGCCGGGGTGATGGAGGCCGTCGAGTCCCTGGGCACCACCGCACGGCAGCGGCTGTTCACGGCCCGGCTGCCGCTCGCCCGCAAGGAACTCCTGCTCGGACTCAACCAGACCATCATGATGGCCCTGTCGATGGCCGTCATCGCGTCCGTCATCGGCGCGGGCGGCCTCGGCGACCGCGTCTACCAGGCACTCGCCTCGGTCGACGTGGGCGCCGCGCTCGCCGCCGGTATCCCGATCGTGCTGCTCGCGGTCGTCCTGGACCGGGTGACCGGAGCGGCGGGATCGGAGGGATCGGCGGGCTCGGCGGCTTCGGCGGGGGAGGGGTCCGAAGGGACCGGCTCCCTCTGGACCGGCCGGCGCGGCTGGGCGCTGGCCGCCGTCGCCGCGGTGGCCGTCGCGGTCGCCGGGCGTCTGGCCGGCCGGCTCGACTGGCCCGAGACATGGATCGTGGACATCGCCGAGCCGGTGAACCGCGCCGTCGACTGGATGACCGCCCACCTCTACTCCGGCGTCCCCTACGTGGGCGGCACCGCCGACTGGGCGGCCCACTTCACCACCGGCGTCCTCAACCCGGTGCGCGACGGCCTCCAGTGGCTGCCCTGGTGGGCGGTCCTGCTGACCGTCGCCGCGCTCGCCTGGCTGATCGGCACCTGGCGCACCGCCCTGACCGCCGTCCTCGCGATGGCCGCGATCGGAGTGCTCGGCGTGTGGCAGCCGTCCCTCGACACGCTCTCGCAGGTCCTCGCGGCGGTCGCGGTCACGCTGGTTCTCGGCTTCGGCACGGCCGTCGCGGCGGCCCGCAGCGAGCGCTGCGAACGCCTCCTGCGCCCCGTCCTCGACGTCTTCCAGACGATGCCGCAGTTCGTCTACCTCATACCCGTCGTGGCGCTCTTCGGCGTCGGCCGTGCCCCCGCGGTCGCCGCCGCGGTCGTCTACGCCCTGCCCGCCGTCGTCCGCATCACCACGCAGGGCCTGCGCAACGTGGACCCGGCGGCCATGGAGTCCTCGCGCTCCATGGGCGCGACCGGCTGGCAGCAACTGCGCCAGGTCCAGCTGCCGCTGGCCCGCCCCGCCCTGCTGCTCGCCGTGAACCAGGGCGTCGTCCTCGTCCTCGCCGTCGTCATCATCGGCGGCCTGGTCGGCGGCGGCGCGCTCGGTTACGACGTCGTGTTCGGGCTTGCCCAGGGCGACCTGGCCACGGGTCTGGTGGCCGGCGCGGCGATCGTCTGCCTCGGCCTGATGCTCGACCGGGTCACGCAACCGACGCGGCGCCGTACGAAGAAGGGAGCCTGA